A window of the Halichoerus grypus chromosome 2, mHalGry1.hap1.1, whole genome shotgun sequence genome harbors these coding sequences:
- the PTRH2 gene encoding peptidyl-tRNA hydrolase 2, mitochondrial, translating to MLSKSLVMEYLAHPGALSLAAGVACGMCLGWGLRVRFGMIPKSSLSETDTETGSEASILGESGEYKMILVVRNDLKMGKGKVAAQCSHAAVSAYKQIQRRNPELLKQWEYCGQPKVVVKAPDEETLVELLTHAKMLGLTVSLIQDAGRTQIAPGSRTVLGIGPGSADLIDKVTGHLKLY from the coding sequence atGCTCTCCAAATCCTTGGTGATGGAATATTTGGCTCATCCTGGTGCACTTAGCTTGGCTGCTGGAGTTGCATGTGGCATGTGCCTGGGCTGGGGCCTCCGTGTACGCTTTGGGATGATCCCCAAAAGCTCACTGAgtgagacagacacagagaccgGAAGTGAAGCAAGCATCTTAGGAGAGAGTGGGGAGTACAAAATGATTCTTGTGGTTCGAAATGACTTAAAGATGGGAAAAGGGAAAGTGGCTGCCCAGTGCTCTCATGCTGCTGTTTCTGCCTACAAGCAAATTCAAAGGAGAAACCCTGAATTGCTCAAACAATGGGAATACTGTGGCCAGCCCAAAGTGGTGGTCAAAGCCCCTGATGAAGAAACTCTGGTTGAATTATTGACCCATGCGAAAATGCTAGGACTGACTGTAAGTTTAATCCAAGATGCTGGACGTACTCAAATTGCACCAGGTTCTAGAACTGTGCTGGGAATTGGGCCAGGATCAGCAGATCTAATTGACAAGGTCACTGGCCACCTGAAACTTTACTAG